A window of the Aspergillus flavus chromosome 6, complete sequence genome harbors these coding sequences:
- a CDS encoding ACV synthetase PcbAB: protein MTQLQPLSVADSGSISLSRATDSRANGGASVDNDMVNLNNGDINPHNGNGMGSSIRIHFPGGIEGWKDSVNQITERCDVSGLATDPTRYQLASTGFGDASTVYRQRFMAVPSEVYSALQELCVERRVSVRSVILFAMHQMLKGFGNGSKTITASLHVEENPQDSRPLWAVSPIFVSHESRDEYSVAQAIESIESMCSSKKLSTHTIDKASSLVKLGLFDLLVVFADADDAHLPSFDFPLAVMVEEGEAGLQLTLRFSDCLFDEETICNFTDALNILLAKAATGGATLISDIELLSFEQQQQLDEWNNTDGEYPASKRLHHLIEEEAERHEDKVAVVCEERKITYGELNTQANRLARYLHSTGIQAEQIVALFLDKSEMLIVTILGVWKSGAAYVPIDPTYPDERVRFVLDDTEAQVIIASSRHAERLERQIIGDRKLCIIHLEPLLTFLAQDTSKFPAHNLDDLPLTSRQLAYVTYTSGTTGFPKGIFKQHTNVVNSITDLSARYGVTGQHHEAILLFSAYVFEPFVRQMLMALVNGHLLAIINDADKYDADKILPFIRAHNITYLNGTASVLQEYDFSYCPSLKRMILVGENLTEARYLALRKRFKNRILNEYGFTESAFVTALKIFDSDSTRKDTSLGRPVRNVKCYILNPALKRVPIGATGELHIGGLGISKGYLNRPDLTPTRFIPNPFQTKREKKLGVNGLMYKTGDLARWLPTGEVEYLGRADFQIKLRGIRIEPGEIEATLAQYPGVRTSLVVSKKLLKNTVETTNEHLVGYYVCDNASVSETHLLSFLEKKLPRYMIPTRLVQLSQIPVNVNGKADLRALPAVDISKSSEVRSDLRGDMEFALGEIWVDVLEARHGSISRNDNFFRIGGHSITCIQLIARIRERLSVSISVEDVFATRTLERMAYLLQSKQQEASDGRYESESAAQSGPLERDAATEEVYMANSLQQGFVYHYLKNMAQSDAYIMQSALRYNTTLSPDLFQRAWKHTQQVYPALRLRFKWGKEVLQVIDQDQVLDWRFLCFANVPTGAVEDQKLVELQRQDREEPYKLDTGRLFRIYLIQHSENRFTCLFSCHHAILDGWSLPLLFEMVHDTYLQLLHGNNIAPPADDPYARTQRYLQTHREDHLDYWAGVVEQIAERCDMNALLNERSRYKVQLADYDHIQDQRQLTVTLPGDAWLGELRQTCSAQGVTLHSILQFVWHAVLHAYGGGTHTITGTTISGRNLPISGIERSVGLYINTLPLVIDHSAYKDKTIMEAIEDVQAKVNAMNSRGNAELGHLRKTDLKHGLFDSLFVLENYPNLDKSRVLQHQSQLQYSIQGGTEKLDYPLAVIAREVEATGGVTLSICYASELFEEVAISELLHMIHDTLVRVAQGLNDPVRSLEYLSSAQLEHLAAWNATEAKFPDTTLHEMFEVEANRKPEKTAVIYEERALTYRELNERANRMAHQLRSDLSPKPNDVIALIMDKSEHMFVSILAVWKSGGAYVPIDPGYPDDRIQYILEDTQAIAVIADSGYVTRIKEMAAPGTLLYPSDLTSTPDPKYSASNPSPLSQSTDLAYIIYTSGTTGRPKGVALEHHGVVNLQVSLSKIFGLRGTDDEVILSFSNYVFDHFVEQMTDAILNGQTLLVLNDEMRGDKERLYQYIEKNRVTYLSGTPSVVSMYEFSRFKDHLRRVDCVGEAFSEPVFDKIRETFHGLVINGYGPTEVSITTHKRLYPFPERRTDKSIGQQVHNSTSYVLNEDMKRVPIGAVGELYLGGQGVARGYHNRPDVTAERFIPNPFQTEEEMKTGRNSRLYKTGDLVRWIPGSNGEIEYLGRNDFQVKIRGLRIELGEIEAILSSYPDIKQSVVIAKDRKEGGQKFLVGYYVADATLSSAAIRRFMQSRLPGYMVPSRLIPISKLPVSPSGKLDTKALPFVEEESEIDVVAPRNEVERTLCHIWAELLEIHPEEIGIYNDFFSLGGDSLKSTKLSFMVHETFSRAVSVSTLFRHRTIEALAQLIINNSVDVNEITPLEYNEGQMIPVSGAQERLLFIHEFENGSNAYNIDISYKLPGSVDALNLEQALRGILSRHEALRTLLVKDDTTGSYIQKILSPDGAQRMFSVKADVIRAMEQLDQERASLSQHIFRLGDELPWQARILRHESGSLYLIVTFHHTSFDAWSLSVFERELQALYVALHKTKSAASLPTLRVQYKDYAQYHRRQLSRSHRSLSDFWLQKLSGLESLQLITDRPRPGHFNYDGDDLSIELGQKETQNLREVAKECKSSLYVVLLSAYYVMLASYANQTDIAVGIPISHRTHPQFQSIIGFFVNLVVLRVDVSHSAIGDLIRRVMKELVQAQLHQDMPFQEVTKLLQVVNDASRHPLVQTVFNFEARPDEEHNSGSQDEGAIQFTQYRPVQPLDSVAKFDLNATVTELESGMRVNFNYATSLFNRSTIEGFLRTYEYLLHQLSELSAEGIKEDTQLLLVPPREIGDAHLPLAQSPLATLAEERNAASLSQAFEYEASLAPGKIAIAQGDRVLSFADLNKRANQLSRYMLSISSLGAEGRVALMLDKSIETIVCILAIWKTGAAYVPLDPTYPTQRVRLILEETQAKTVLVNSHHVSKCEYMGAKVVSIDSPAVKTEVSQQLSSDLPAVAGLDNLAYIIFTSGTSGKPKGVLVEQKGVLLLRDALRERYFGNDCTKQHSVLFLSNYVFDFSVEQLVLSVLSGHKLIVPPADFVVDEEFYRMANTHGLSYLSGTPSLLQQIDLAQLHHLQSVTAAGELLHATQYEKMRSSFGGTIYNAYGITETTVYNIITEFTVNSNFENAIRDVLPGTRAYLLNKALQPVPFDAVGELYLAGDCVTRGYLNEPLLTDQRFLPNPFRNQEDFAAGRFSLLYKTGDLFRCRFSHQQQPQLEYLGRDDLQVKMRGYRIELSEVQNILASSPGVQECAVVAKYDKDDSYSRIAQSIVGYYTTDNEAVSEANILTSMKARLPTYMVPSHLCRLEGALPVTINGKLDIKRLPEIGNASVVLSYSPPRNILEARVCKLWASVLGIERCGIDDDLFKLGGDSIMSLHLVAQIHNQVGRKVTVRDIFEYRTIRALHDHVFMKDIDTSVVDQFRSEQGLVVGEAPLLPIQNWFLSKPLQHPSYWNHTFYIRTPELDVTLLRAAIIELQQYHDAFRMRLRRKDNKIVQFFVKDASPVQLRVLNMKDVDGPTAINETLSEWQSGFDLEKGPICAIGYLHGYEDRSARIWFSIHHIAVDTVSWQILVRDLQMLYQNGSLGCKGSSIRQWSEAVQNYQPSKSELGHWNDLIARTTSSISALPASTGCRVRLTRNLSTEKTALLLQGSKGGQEVSVYDSLLAAVGLALQAICSRGPSMVTIEGHGREEDVDHTLDVSRTMGWFTSMYPFEIPHLRTENLVEGVAAINERLRQVPARGIGYGALYGYTRHPLPQITVNYLGHLAPKKSKLDEWALAVGDNGLEYGLMTSPEDKDKSSSAVDVTAVHIDGTITIDMDSAWSLEDSEKFISNIEEGLNKIIDSVTSQETSSPADPQLTEETYTPYFEYLEPSRQGPTLFLLPPGEGGAESYFNNIVKHLPGTNMVAFNNYYLHSKRLRTFEELAEMYLDHVRNIQPHGPYHFIGWSFGGILAMEMSRRLATSGEKIGLLGIIDTYFNVHGATRSIGLGDAKILDPIHHIYHPDPTNFKGLPSATDHIVLFKAMKTNDQYESENQRHLYEYYDGTPLNDMDKLLPSDTAIQLVPLTDDTHFSWARNPQQVHRMCAAIKDYLSGY, encoded by the coding sequence ATGACTCAGTTGCAGCCACTAAGCGTAGCCGATTCAGGATCGATAAGCTTATCGAGGGCCACAGACTCCAGGGCCAATGGAGGTGCGAGCGTTGACAATGATATGGTTAACCTTAACAATGGCGACATCAACCCTCACAATGGGAATGGGATGGGAAGCAGTATCCGCATCCACTTTCCCGGGGGTATCGAGGGATGGAAGGATTCAGTGAACCAGATCACCGAGCGCTGCGACGTGAGTGGTCTAGCAACCGACCCCACGAGATATCAACTTGCATCGACGGGATTCGGTGACGCGAGCACCGTCTACCGGCAGCGCTTCATGGCGGTTCCTAGCGAGGTATACTCCGCATTGCAAGAGCTGTGTGTTGAACGCCGCGTCAGCGTGAGATCCGTCATTCTTTTCGCCATGCACCAGATGCTGAAAGGGTTTGGTAATGGATCAAAAACCATTACCGCCTCTCTGCACGTCGAGGAGAATCCCCAAGATTCTCGGCCATTGTGGGCGGTGTCACCCATATTCGTCAGTCATGAAAGCAGGGACGAATACTCCGTCGCACAAGCGATTGAGAGTATTGAATCGATGTGCAGTTCGAAAAAGCTGTCCACACACACAATCGACAAAGCATCAAGCCTCGTGAAACTTGGGTTGTTTGACTTACTTGTCGTCTTCGCCGATGCAGACGATGCTCATCTCCCATCATTTGACTTCCCCCTGGCAGtgatggtggaggagggtgaAGCAGGACTCCAGCTGACTCTGCGCTTCTCCGACTGTCTTTTCGATGAGGAGACAATATGTAATTTCACAGATGCCCTTAACATCTTGCTCGCTAAAGCAGCGACAGGAGGAGCAACGCTAATTTCCGATATCGAACTGCTGTCATTcgagcaacagcagcagctgGATGAATGGAATAACACGGATGGCGAGTACCCAGCATCCAAGCGACTGCATCATCTCATTGAAGAGGAGGCAGAACGCCACGAAGACAAGGTCGCCGTGGTTTGCGAGGAGCGAAAGATCACTTACGGCGAGCTCAACACCCAGGCAAACCGTCTCGCACGCTATCTTCACTCTACAGGCATCCAGGCCGAGCAGATTGTCGCGTTGTTCCTCGATAAGAGCGAAATGCTCATCGTTACCATTCTGGGTGTGTGGAAATCTGGCGCAGCCTACGTGCCCATTGACCCTACGTATCCAGATGAGCGGGTCCGATTCGTGCTGGATGACACGGAGGCACAGGTCATCATCGCGAGCAGTCGACACGCCGAAAGGCTTGAACGACAGATCATCGGCGACAGGAAACTCTGCATTATTCACCTGGAACCATTACTCACATTCCTTGCTCAAGATACCTCGAAATTCCCAGCGCACAACTTGGATGACCTACCTCTCACGAGCAGACAGCTTGCCTACGTGACATACACCTCTGGAACAACGGGGTTCCCTAAGGGTATCTTTAAACAACATACGAACGTTGTCAACAGTATCACCGACCTGTCTGCCCGTTATGGGGTGACTGGGCAACACCACGAAGCAATTCTGCTCTTCTCGGCCTACGTATTCGAGCCATTCGTTCGCCAAATGCTCATGGCACTAGTAAATGGCCATCTCCTGGCCATTATCAATGACGCCGATAAGTATGACGCCGACAAAATCCTTCCATTCATTCGCGCACACAACATCACCTACCTCAATGGTACTGCCTCTGTTCTACAAGAATACGACTTCTCCTACTGCCCGTCCCTGAAGCGAATGATTCTGGTGGGTGAGAATCTAACAGAAGCCCGGTACCTGGCCCTGCGCAAGCGATTCAAGAACCGCATTCTTAACGAGTATGGATTCACCGAGTCAGCCTTCGTAACAGCGCTCAAGATTTTTGATTCCGACTCGACTCGCAAAGACACCAGTCTAGGAAGGCCTGTGCGCAACGTCAAGTGCTACATCCTCAATCCTGCCCTCAAGCGTGTCCCCATTGGGGCTACGGGCGAGCTGCACATTGGAGGATTAGGTATTTCAAAGGGATACCTCAACCGTCCCGATCTCACCCCGACGCGGTTCATCCCCAACCCCTTTCAGACGAAGCGCGAGAAGAAGCTCGGAGTTAACGGGTTAATGTACAAGACCGGCGACCTGGCCCGCTGGCTTCCGACCGGCGAAGTTGAATATTTGGGACGCGCAGATTTCCAGATCAAGTTGCGAGGCATCCGAATCGAGCCCGGCGAGATTGAGGCGACATTGGCTCAGTACCCCGGCGTCCGGACTAGTCTGGTGGTGTCTAAAAAACTTCTGAAAAATACTGTGGAGACTACGAACGAGCACCTCGTGGGTTACTATGTCTGCGACAACGCCTCGGTATCCGAGACGCACttgttgtctttcttggagaagaaactgCCTCGATACATGATCCCGACGCGTCTGGTGCAGCTGTCGCAGATCCCAGTGAACGTGAACGGAAAGGCGGACCTGCGCGCCCTGCCAGCCGTCGAtatatccaaatcctccgAGGTTCGTTCCGACCTCCGAGGCGACATGGAGTTTGCCCTGGGGGAAATCTGGGTCGACGTACTGGAAGCCCGCCACGGATCGATCTCTCGCAACGACAACTTCTTCCGTATTGGAGGACACAGCATCACCTGTATTCAACTCATTGCACGCATTCGAGAGCGACTTTCAGTAAGTATATCTGTCGAGGATGTTTTCGCAACAAGAACGCTGGAGCGCATGGCATACCTTCTGCAGAGCAAACAGCAGGAGGCATCAGATGGGCGCTATGAGAGCGAGTCTGCTGCGCAGTCAGGGCCACTGGAGAGAGATGCAGCAACCGAGGAGGTATATATGGCAAACAGTCTTCAGCAGGGGTTTGTCTATCATTATCTAAAGAACATGGCACAATCTGATGCCTACATAATGCAATCCGCCCTGCGATATAATACCACATTATCCCCAGATCTGTTCCAGAGAGCCTGGAAGCACACACAACAGGTCTATCCAGCATTGAGGCTTCGATTCAAGTGGGGAAAGGAAGTATTACAAGTGATCGATCAGGATCAAGTCTTGGATTGGCGTTTCCTCTGCTTCGCCAACGTGCCTACAGGTGCTGTCGAGGATCAGAAATTGGTCGAATTGCAGCGCCAGGACCGCGAGGAGCCATACAAACTGGATACCGGTAGGCTGTTCCGCATCTATTTGATACAGCACAGCGAGAATCGCTTCACATGTCTCTTTAGCTGCCACCACGCAATCCTCGATGGTTGGAGTCTGCCGCTTCTCTTTGAGATGGTCCATGACACTTACCTGCAACTGCTCCATGGGAACAATATCGCCCCACCTGCAGATGACCCTTACGCTCGCACTCAACGGTACCTCCAAACGCACCGTGAAGATCATCTGGATTATTGGGCCGGGGTGGTTGAGCAGATCGCCGAGCGGTGCGATATGAATGCCTTGTTGAACGAGCGTAGTCGTTACAAAGTCCAACTGGCGGACTATGACCACATACAGGACCAGAGACAGCTGACAGTGACCCTCCCCGGAGATGCATGGCTAGGAGAACTCCGTCAGACCTGCTCCGCCCAAGGCGTTACCTTACATTCGATCCTCCAGTTTGTTTGGCACGCCGTGCTTCACGCTTATGGAGGCGGCACCCATACCATCACCGGCACGACCATCTCTGGAAGAAACCTGCCCATTAGCGGAATTGAACGATCCGTTGGGCTTTATATCAATACGCTACCATTGGTAATCGATCATTCAGCATACAAGGACAAGACTATCATGGAGGCCATCGAGGATGTGCAGGCTAAGGTGAACGCGATGAACAGCCGCGGCAATGCGGAACTGGGCCATCTACGCAAAACCGACCTGAAGCACGGATTATTTGACTCTTTATTCGTGCTTGAAAACTACCCAAACCTGGACAAGTCGCGAGTTTTACAGCATCAAAGCCAACTGCAATATTCAATCCAAGGAGGTACTGAGAAGCTGGACTATCCGCTGGCTGTCATTGCACGTGAAGTTGAGGCGACTGGAGGAGTCACTCTGTCCATCTGCTATGCCAGTGAGCTGTTTGAGGAGGTGGCCATTTCAGAGCTGCTTCATATGATCCATGACACTCTGGTGCGGGTTGCGCAAGGCTTGAATGATCCTGTCCGCAGCCTAGAGTACCTCTCATCTGCCCAACTGGAGCATCTTGCTGCGTGGAATGCTACGGAAGCGAAGTTTCCCGACACCACATTGCATGAGATGTTTGAGGTTGAAGCGAATCGGAAGCCCGAGAAAACAGCGGTCATTTATGAGGAGCGGGCCTTAACCTATCGCGAACTGAATGAGCGGGCGAACCGTATGGCACATCAACTAAGATCCGACCTCAGCCCGAAGCCCAATGATGTCATCGCCCTCATAATGGACAAGAGTGAACATATGTTCGTCAGCATTTTGGCCGTGTGGAAGAGTGGAGGTGCATATGTTCCAATTGACCCTGGATATCCCGACGACCGCATCCAGTATATCCTAGAGGACACCCAGGCCATCGCTGTCATTGCGGACTCCGGCTATGTAACTCGCATCAAGGAAATGGCTGCGCCGGGGACGCTTCTTTATCCCTCTGACCTGACATCCACTCCGGATCCAAAGTACAGTGCATCAAACCCTTCTCCGTTAAGTCAAAGCACAGACCTGGCTTATATCATCTATACATCTGGCACGACAGGTCGGCCCAAGGGCGTCGCATTGGAGCATCATGGAGTGGTCAACCTGCAGGTGTCGCTATCCAAAATATTTGGCCTCCGGGGTACTGACGACGAGGtaatactttctttttccaactATGTATTCGACCATTTTGTGGAGCAGATGACCGACGCCATTCTCAACGGCCAAACACTACTGGTACTCAATGATGAAATGCGCGGAGACAAAGAGAGACTATATCAATACATTGAGAAGAACCGGGTGACCTACCTGTCTGGCACCCCATCTGTGGTTTCAATGTACGAGTTCAGCCGTTTCAAGGACCATCTCCGCCGTGTAGACTGCGTCGGAGAGGCGTTCAGTGAACCGGTCTTCGACAAGATTCGCGAAACTTTCCATGGCCTGGTCATCAACGGCTACGGTCCAACAGAGGTCTCTATCACCACCCACAAACGTCTCTACCCGTTCCCAGAGCGGCGCACGGACAAGAGTATCGGCCAGCAGGTCCATAATAGCACGAGCTATGTGCTAAACGAGGACATGAAGCGCGTTCCCATCGGGGCTGTCGGCGAGCTCTACCTAGGTGGTCAAGGTGTGGCACGAGGTTATCACAATCGCCCCGATGTGACCGCGGAGCGATTCATTCCCAACCCGTTTcagacagaagaggaaatgaaaacaGGCCGTAATTCTCGTCTCTACAAGACGGGTGATTTGGTACGCTGGATCCCGGGAAGCAACGGGGAGATTGAATACCTGGGCCGCAATGACTTCCAGGTCAAGATTCGCGGATTGCGCATCGAACTAGGTGAGATCGAGGCCATCCTGTCATCATACCCTGATATCAAACAGTCTGTGGTGATTGCGAAGGATCGCAAAGAAGGAGGACAGAAATTCCTCGTTGGCTACTACGTCGCTGATGCAACGCTGTCGTCCGCCGCTATTCGGCGCTTTATGCAGTCTCGGCTGCCTGGCTACATGGTACCCTCTCGTCTCATACCAATCAGCAAACTCCCTGTCTCTCCCAGTGGAAAATTGGACACAAAGGCCTTGCCcttcgtcgaagaagagagcgagATTGATGTGGTGGCGCCGCGCAATGAAGTGGAACGCACCCTTTGCCACATCTGGGCGGAACTGCTCGAGATACACCCAGAGGAGATTGGTATCTACAACGATTTCTTCAGTCTGGGAGGTGATAGTCTAAAGAGCACGAAACTTTCATTCATGGTCCACGAGACCTTCAGCCGCGCGGTCTCGGTCAGCACCCTTTTCCGTCATCGAACAATCGAGGCACTAGCACAGCTGATCATAAACAATTCTGTGGATGTGAACGAAATTACTCCACTAGAATATAATGAGGGGCAGATGATTCCCGTGTCCGGGGCCCAGGAGCGACTTCTCTTCATTCACGAGTTTGAGAATGGCAGTAATGCATACAACATTGACATCTCCTATAAATTGCCTGGCTCAGTTGACGCCTTGAATCTCGAGCAGGCGCTGCGTGGAATCCTTTCTCGACACGAGGCGTTGAGAACGTTGCTTGTCAAGGACGACACAACTGGCAGCTATATTCAGAAGATATTGAGCCCCGATGGCGCCCAGCGCATGTTCTCCGTCAAGGCGGACGTAATCAGGGCCATGGAGCAATTGGACCAAGAAAGGGCCAGTCTATCCCAGCACATTTTCCGCCTGGGTGATGAACTGCCTTGGCAAGCCCGTATCCTTAGGCACGAATCAGGCAGCTTGTATCTCATCGTAACGTTCCACCATACCAGCTTCGATGCATGGTCGTTAAGTGTATTTGAGCGAGAACTTCAAGCCTTGTACGTGGCCCTCCACAAAACAAAGAGTGCAGCGAGCCTGCCCACACTCAGAGTCCAATACAAGGATTACGCCCAGTACCATCGTCGGCAGCTGTCACGGAGTCACCGTAGCCTATCCGACTTTTGGTTGCAAAAGCTCAGTGGCTTGGAATCATTGCAGCTGATCACGGACCGTCCACGACCGGGGCATTTCAACTACGACGGCGACGATCTCAGTATCGAGCTGGGTCAAAAGGAAACACAGAACCTGAGAGAGGTTGCCAAAGAATGCAAGTCTAGCCTGTACGTCGTCTTGCTATCCGCTTATTACGTGATGCTTGCGTCGTACGCGAACCAGACGGACATCGCAGTGGGTATCCCAATCAGCCACCGAACACACCCCCAATTCCAGTCCATCATTGGATTCTTCGTCAACCTGGTTGTGCTTAGAGTGGATGTATCTCATTCTGCCATTGGCGACCTCATCAGAAGGGTGATGAAAGAGCTCGTCCAAGCACAGTTACACCAAGACATGCCGTTCCAGGAGGTCACGAAGCTGTTGCAGGTAGTTAATGATGCTAGCCGGCATCCATTAGTACAGACTGTTTTCAACTTCGAAGCCCGTCCAGATGAAGAACACAATTCTGGGTCGCAGGATGAGGGGGCAATCCAATTTACTCAATACCGGCCGGTTCAGCCCCTAGATTCAGTTGCGAAATTCGATCTGAATGCAACGGTCACCGAACTGGAGTCAGGTATGAGGGTCAACTTCAACTACGCCACCAGCTTGTTCAACAGGAGCACGATTGAGGGCTTTTTGCGTACCTACGAATATCTCCTTCACCAGCTGTCGGAGCTAAGTGCAGAAGGAATCAAGGAGGATACGCAGCTGTTGTTGGTTCCTCCGCGAGAGATTGGCGATGCGCACCTACCGTTGGCACAGTCCCCGCTTGCAACTCTTGCTGAGGAGCGGAATGCAGCGTCGCTAAGCCAGGCCTTTGAGTACGAAGCTTCCCTAGCCCCAGGTAAAATTGCTATCGCTCAGGGGGATAGGGTACTCAGCTTTGCCGATCTCAACAAGCGGGCTAACCAGCTATCACGATACATGTTGTCCATATCCTCCCTCGGGGCGGAAGGGCGAGTAGCTCTGATGCTGGACAAGAGCATCGAGACAATTGTTTGCATTCTGGCGATATGGAAGACTGGTGCAGCATATGTGCCCTTGGATCCAACTTACCCGACGCAGCGCGTCCGGCTGATCCTGGAGGAGACCCAGGCGAAGACCGTTCTTGTAAACTCCCATCATGTCTCTAAATGTGAATACATGGGCGCAAAGGTCGTATCAATCGACTCACCCGCCGTCAAGACCGAAGTCAGCCAACAGTTGAGCTCTGACTTGCCTGCAGTTGCCGGTTTGGACAACCTGGCGTATATAATCTTTACTTCAGGTACTTCCGGCAAGCCCAAGGGCGTTCTGGTTGAGCAAAAGGGTGTTCTACTATTGCGTGATGCCCTCCGGGAACGGTATTTCGGCAATGACTGCACCAAGCAGCATTCTgtacttttcctttctaACTATGTCTTCGACTTCTCTGTAGAGCAACTTGTGTTATCGGTGCTCAGCGGACACAAGTTGATCGTTCCTCCGGCAGATTTCGTCGTCGATGAAGAATTCTATAGGATGGCCAACACTCACGGTCTCTCGTATCTCAGTGGAACCCCATCCTTGCTGCAGCAGATCGATCTGGCACAACTACACCACCTGCAGTCCGTGACTGCAGCAGGAGAGTTGCTTCATGCCACGCAGTACGAGAAGATGCGCAGCAGTTTTGGCGGTACGATCTACAATGCTTATGGCATCACCGAGACCACGGTGTACAACATTATCACTGAATTCACTGTGAATTCGAATTTTGAAAATGCTATACGCGACGTGCTTCCCGGCACCCGAGCGTATCTGCTGAACAAGGCACTTCAACCCGTCCCGTTTGACGCAGTCGGAGAGCTCTATCTGGCTGGTGACTGCGTTACACGTGGTTATCTCAATGAGCCTCTTCTAACAGATCAGCGCTTCCTTCCCAACCCTTTCCGGAACCAGGAGGACTTCGCCGCTGGGCGTTTCTCGCTACTCTACAAGACCGGCGACCTGTTTCGGTGCCGGTTCAGCcatcaacagcagccacaaCTAGAATACCTAGGAAGAGACGACTTGCAGGTCAAGATGAGAGGGTACCGGATCGAACTTTCTGAAGTGCAGAATATACTTGCGTCTAGTCCCGGTGTCCAGGAGTGCGCAGTCGTTGCCAAGTATGACAAGGACGATAGCTATTCACGGATCGCTCAGTCTATAGTCGGCTACTATACCACTGACAACGAAGCTGTGTCAGAAGCCAACATTCTCACCTCCATGAAAGCCAGGCTTCCAACCTACATGGTGCCCAGCCACCTCTGCCGTCTGGAGGGTGCACTTCCTGTGACCATTAATGGAAAGCTTGACATCAAAAGACTGCCAGAAATTGGCAACGCATCAGTGGTGTTATCATACAGTCCGCCGAGGAACATACTAGAGGCTAGGGTATGCAAGCTGTGGGCATCTGTCTTGGGTATCGAACGATGCGGTATCGATGATGACCTGTTCAAACTGGGTGGTGATAGCATCATGTCATTGCACCTTGTGGCCCAGATTCACAATCAGGTCGGTCGCAAGGTCACCGTTCGGGATATCTTCGAGTATCGTACTATTCGAGCCCTCCATGACCACGTCTTCATGAAGGACATAGACACGAGTGTTGTGGACCAGTTCCGTAGCGAACAAGGGCTGGTGGTTGGTGAGGCCCCCCTTCTGCCAATTCAGAACTGGTTCCTGTCCAAGCCACTGCAGCATCCGAGCTATTGGAATCATACTTTCTACATCCGAACTCCAGAGCTGGATGTTACTTTGCTGAGAGCTGCCATCATCGAATTGCAACAGTATCATGACGCTTTCCGCATGCGACTGAGGCGCAAGGATAATAAAATTGTACAGTTCTTTGTTAAGGACGCTTCTCCTGTCCAGCTTCGGGTGCTAAACATGAAGGATGTTGACGGACCTACGGCCATTAACGAAACACTGAGCGAGTGGCAGTCGGGCTTTGACCTTGAGAAGGGGCCAATCTGCGCCATTGGGTACCTGCATGGGTACGAAGACCGATCCGCGCGGATATGGTTCTCCATCCATCACATCGCCGTTGACACCGTCAGCTGGCAAATCTTGGTCCGTGACTTGCAGATGCTCTATCAGAACGGAAGCCTGGGGTGCAAGGGCAGCAGTATTCGACAGTGGTCTGAAGCGGTACAAAATTACCAACCGTCAAAGTCTGAATTAGGTCACTGGAACGACCTCATTGCGCGAACAACTTCCAGCATCTCTGCGCTTCCTGCATCGACCGGTTGCCGCGTACGTCTGACCAGGAATTTGAGCACTGAGAAGACAGCTTTGCTGCTCCAAGGCAGCAAAGGTGGACAGGAGGTCTCTGTGTACGACTCTCTACTGGCTGCGGTTGGATTGGCACTCCAAGCTATCTGTTCAAGAGGCCCAAGTATGGTCACAATCGAGGGACATGGTCgggaggaagatgttgaCCATACACTGGATGTCAGCCGCACCATGGGTTGGTTCACCAGTATGTATCCGTTTGAGATCCCCCATCTCCGAACCGAGAACCTTGTTGAGGGAGTGGCCGCTATAAACGAACGGTTAAGGCAGGTCCCTGCTCGAGGAATCGGCTATGGAGCGTTGTACGGCTATACTCGACACCCGTTGCCTCAGATTACCGTCAACTACCTGGGTCATCTCGCTCCAAAAAAGTCAAAACTAGACGAATGGGCTCTCGCCGTGGGCGATAATGGACTCGAGTATGGACTCATGACAAGCCCagaggacaaggacaagagCTCCTCCGCCGTTGATGTCACCGCTGTGCATATTGATGGTACTATCACAATCGACATGGACAGTGCTTGGAGCCTTGAGGACAGTGAGAAATTTATCTCAAACATCGAAGAAGGACTTAACAAGATCATCGACAGCGTGACAAGCCAAGAAACCTCATCCCCAGCGGATCCTCAATTAACCGAGGAGACGTACACACCGTATTTTGAGTATCTGGAGCCGTCACGACAGGGCCCAACGCTGTTCCTGCTGCCCCCGGGCGAAGGAGGAGCCGAAAGCTACTTCAACAACATCGTCAAACACCTACCTGGGACAAACATGGTCGCCTTTAACAATTACTACTTGCATAGCAAACGCCTGCGCACGTTCGAGGAGCTGGCGGAAATGTATCTTGACCATGTACGCAACATTCAACCACATGGACCGTACCACTTCATTGGATGGAGTTTTGGAGGAATCCTTGCGATGGAGATGTCCCGGCGACTGGCAACATCGGGCGAAAAGATTGGCCTCCTTGGTATCATAGACACATACTTCAATGTGCACGGAGCAACACGCAGCATTGGCCTGGGAGACGCCAAGATCTTAGACCCTATCCACCACATCTACCACCCCGATCCGACGAATTTCAAAGGCCTGCCATCTGCCACAGATCACATCGTGCTGTTCAAGGCCATGAAGACGAACGATCAGTATGAATCGGAGAATCAGCGTCACCTGTACGAGTACTACGACGGGACACCCTTGAATGATATGGACAAATTGCTGCCAAGTGATACCGCTATTCAGCTGGTCCCGCTTACTGACGATACTCACTTTTCTTGGGCCAGAAATCCCCAGCAAGTACACCGGATGTGTGCGGCCATCAAGGACTATCTTTCTGGTTATTAG